From the Ctenopharyngodon idella isolate HZGC_01 chromosome 3, HZGC01, whole genome shotgun sequence genome, one window contains:
- the LOC127510209 gene encoding interferon-induced very large GTPase 1-like: protein MGSTESEDEMRIVLLGKTGVGKSATGNTILGRDAFKAETSQQSVTKEIQVESSEINGRHVTVIDTPGMFDTELTNEEIQREISHCISMILPGPHVFLLLIPLQRFTKEDETSVKIIQETFGEKSLMFTMVLFTRGDDLKDKTIEQFLGKPGSPLMNLIEACGNRYHVFNNNQTGDRTQVSDLLTKIDAMVKANGGSFYSCKMFREMEKEKQDQQMKILMDRVREELVGKHEEENMKMMMEEERQNRDIERKRREEHDDKRSEREKQISDYQYLRLTKSKEMKMCSKTDDSVQVTAYRKLETEYSKWSWSLRSAMIETENKLHNKIENEAIHEVDETDLQRELKKTSEEVEKSMSELFEKNRDKDILIQWKTSFEIKIKEIQENIVRETKRKLNGILQQRDLKKKIDALRAINENTLYEKSKELALKLKDKANNETLKKQFDLFWKQSMKKIIDTKPIKDIDIMRDVKKILSDNYRGVFFNHWMESRDIFSVASYSDYVKGNRSIGFKGDFKNAIKLATGRFGYALSKEDEAQIRSLVTDVGQQADKIIQSFNISKMGYNISCIPQLTDYIRARVKEHEEGAVKYVFKSKFVMDLVYFICKRANKMISDQHRMFREANDPEIYVEKKREEYYSIFQKYCHGSTSAAIFGAIICQKLKESIEQSVYKKTARDLTDEMMTNCESLNGNRSNLEKHILKTLAEEEDFTKYMNYINYPRDYFKSFIRDEVSQYIIHKFSLSVLPKMKENIELMQQKIMKAAHESTEHVQVNRGDVSLWLKSFTQQLSDELIFSEKDLSGVKHEDVDDFNLLEDVMRQELPAIMSDISSRFNRKTFLVNLDYKDRPHQILIHHFCQCCWVQCPFCKATCTNTIENHDGDHRVAFHRVDGIIGTYYGLTQNLCTDICTSLVGSDQHFNTPDGQFKYKEYSTAGGVYAEWSITPDHSDLPYWKWFVCRFQKDLEKSYSKTFEGKGKIPAEWKKYTKQDAIESLDQCI, encoded by the exons atgg GTTCAACAGAGAGTGAAGATGAAATGAGGATTGTGCTGCTGGGAAAAACTGGAGTTGGGAAAAGTGCAACAGGAAACACCATCTTAGGAAGAGACGCGTTTAAAGCAGAAACATCTCAGCAATCAGTGACTAAAGAGATTCAGGTAGAATCATCTGAAATCAACGGCCGACACGTTACTGTGATCGACACTCCAGGAATGTTTGATACTGAACTTACTAATGAGGAGATCCAGAGAGAAATCAGCCACTGCATCTCCATGATACTGCCTGGACCACATGTGTTTCTCCTACTGATTCCACTGCAACGGTTCACTAAAGAAGATGAAACATCAGTGAAGATCATCCAAGAGACATTTGGTGAGAAATCTCTAATGTTCACCATGGTGCTCTTCACCAGAGGAGATGATCTGAAGGATAAAACCATTGAACAGTTTCTCGGAAAACCTGGATCTCCTTTGATGAACCTGATTGAAGCATGTGGAAACAGATACCATGTGTTCAATAATAATCAGACTGGAGACCGAACACAGGTGTCTGATCTATTGACGAAGATAGATGCCATGGTGAAAGCAAACGGAGGGAGTTTCTACTCATGTAAGATGTTCAGAGAgatggaaaaagaaaaacaagatcAACAAATGAAGATCCTGATGGACAGAGTCAGAGAAGAACTGGTAGGCAAACATGAAGAAGAGAatatgaagatgatgatggagGAAGAAAGACAGAATCGTGacatagagagaaagagaagagaagagcatGATGATAAAAGGAGTGAGAGGGAGAAACAGATATCTGACTATCAATATCTGAGACTTACTAAGAGTAAAGAGATGAAGATGTGCTCTAAAACCGATGATTCAGTACAG GTCACAGCCTACAGGAAACTAGAGACTGAATACAGCAAATGGTCCTGGAGTCTTCGCAGCGCCATGATAGAAACTGAGAACAAACTAcacaacaaaatagaaaatgaagcAATTCATGAGGTTGATGAAACTGATCTTCAAAGAGAACTGAAGAAGACAAGTGAAGAAGTGGAAAAATCAATGTCAGAATTATTTGAGAAAAACAGGGATAAAGATATATTGATTCAGTGGAAAACatcatttgaaatcaaaatcaaagaGATTCAGGAAAACATTGTGAGAGAAACAAAGAGGAAATTAAATGGAATTCTTCAGCAGCGAGACCTGAAGAAAAAGATTGATGCTCTGAGGGCAATTAATGAAAACACTCTCTATGAAAAGAGCAAAGAACTTGCTTTAAAACTCAAAGACAAAGCAAATAATGAAACACTGAAGAAacagtttgatttgttttggaAACAGAGTATGAAGAAGATCATAGACACTAAACCAATCAAAGACATTGACATAATGAGAGATGTGAAAAAGATCCTCAGTGACAACTATAGAGGTGTTTTTTTCAATCACTGGATGGAGAGCAGGGATATTTTTTCTGTGGCAAGTTATTCTGATTATGTAAAGGGAAACCGGTCCATTGGATTTAAAggagattttaaaaatgccatcAAATTAGCTACAGGGAGGTTTGGTTATGCTCTTTCTAAAGAGGATGAAGCCCAAATAAGATCATTAGTCACAGATGTTGGTCAGCAAGCAGACAAAATTATTCAgtcatttaacatttcaaagatGGGCTACAACATCAGCTGCATTCCACAACTCACAGATTACATCAGGGCAAGAGTAAAAGAACACGAGGAAGGAGCAGTGAAATATGTGTTTAAGAGTAAATTTGTCATGGACTTGGTTTATTTTATCTGTAAGAGAGCAAACAAGATGATCAGTGACCAAcacagaatgttcagagaagcCAATGATCCTGAAATATATGTtgagaagaagagagaagaaTACTATAGTATTTTCCAGAAATACTGTCATGGATCAACATCAGCTGCCATTTTTGGTGCGATCATCTGTCAGAAACTTAAAGAGTCCATTGAGCAGAGTGTCTACAAGAAGACTGCCAGAGATCTGACAGATGAAATGATGACAAACTGTGAGTCACTGAATGGAAACAGATCAAATCTGGAGAAACACATCCTGAAGACACTGGCAGAAGAGGAGGACTTTACCAAATacatgaactacattaattatccGAGAGATTACTTCAAGAGTTTCATCAGAGATGAAGTCAGTCAGTACATCATTCATAAGTTCAGTCTCAGTGTTTTACCCAAGATGAAGGAGAACATTGAACTCATGCAGCAGAAGATCATGAAAGCAGCACATGAATCTACTGAACATGTTCAAGTGAACAGAGGAGATGTTAGTTTGTGGTTGAAGAGTTTCACACAGCAGCTCTCAGATGAGCTGATCTTCTCTGAAAAAGACCTCAGTGGAGTGAAACACGAGGATGTTGATGATTTCAACCTTCTAGAAGATGTGATGAGACAAGAACTTCCTGCTATAATGTCTGACATCAGCAGTAGATTCAACAGAAAGACATTTCTAGTAAATCTTGACTATAAGGACAGACCACATCAGATTCTGATTCATCACTTCTGTCAGTGCTGTTGGGTTCAGTGTCCGTTCTGTAAAGCCACCTGCACCAACACCATAGAAAACCATGATGGAGATCACAGAGTTGCTTTCCACAGAGTGGATGGAATTATTGGCACATATTATGGTTTAACACAGAATCTTTGTACTGATATTTGTACAAGTTTAGTGGGAAGTGATCAGCATTTTAATACACCAGATGGTCAgtttaaatataaagaatacAGCACAGCAGGAGGAGTTTATGCAGAATGGAGCATCACCCCTGACCACTCCGATCTGCCCTACTGGAAGTGGTTTGTGTGCAGATTCCAGAAAGATCTGGAAAAAAGCTACAGCAAAACATTTGAGGGGAAGGGGAAGATTCCAGCcgaatggaaaaaatacacaaaacaggATGCTATTGAGAGTTTGGATCAATGTATCTAA